A genomic window from bacterium includes:
- a CDS encoding DUF4340 domain-containing protein, with product MSKRNLYLLSLAVVVLIGLALVQKSSHDRSTSASDTSPVLGTVFAADEINRVLVSGGADSTEVVLERLPDHWVARSAWNHPVDQRKIDELLATLDGLTGQYRSDSAAILADYGLGPDAEPVTLTLYGKEWEPVYTLEIGRKPASGAGAFVRDPASNAVFLTRANVLGKLGMHAGPAGPENKFFLDLKVFDCKREDIEAITLHDGNRTLAMEKVFTAPAAAEGDTVTAEPDRSTWEWVLVEPERRPLAKTKVDGIMNALTNIQASDIDDPKTPMEDYGLWKAARRVEVALADGTDFELRVGELREHDAGQKDYFVMTSRDRTIWTLRDYKIDQIFKQLEDLLPES from the coding sequence CTGGCGGTCGTCGTCCTGATCGGGCTGGCGCTGGTGCAGAAATCGAGCCACGACCGCTCGACCTCCGCCTCCGACACGAGCCCGGTCCTGGGCACTGTCTTCGCGGCCGACGAGATCAACCGGGTGCTGGTGAGCGGCGGCGCCGACTCCACGGAGGTCGTCCTCGAACGGCTGCCCGATCACTGGGTGGCCCGCTCGGCCTGGAATCATCCCGTCGATCAGCGCAAGATCGACGAGCTGCTCGCGACCCTCGACGGGCTCACCGGGCAATACCGCTCCGACAGCGCGGCGATCCTGGCCGACTACGGCCTGGGGCCCGACGCCGAACCGGTCACGTTGACCCTCTACGGCAAGGAATGGGAACCGGTCTACACCCTGGAGATCGGACGCAAACCCGCCAGCGGGGCCGGCGCCTTCGTGCGCGACCCCGCCAGCAACGCCGTCTTCCTCACGCGCGCCAACGTGCTGGGCAAGCTCGGCATGCACGCGGGACCGGCCGGACCCGAGAACAAGTTCTTCCTGGACCTGAAGGTCTTCGACTGCAAACGCGAGGACATCGAGGCCATCACCCTGCACGACGGCAACCGGACCCTGGCCATGGAGAAGGTCTTCACGGCGCCGGCAGCCGCCGAGGGCGACACGGTTACCGCGGAACCCGACCGCAGCACCTGGGAATGGGTCCTGGTCGAGCCGGAGAGACGGCCGCTGGCCAAGACCAAGGTCGACGGCATCATGAACGCGCTGACCAACATTCAGGCCTCGGACATCGACGATCCGAAGACGCCCATGGAGGACTACGGACTCTGGAAGGCCGCACGGCGCGTGGAGGTGGCCCTGGCCGACGGCACCGATTTCGAGCTGCGCGTCGGCGAGCTGCGCGAGCACGACGCCGGCCAGAAGGACTACTTCGTGATGACCTCCCGGGACCGGACGATCTGGACGCTGCGCGATTACAAGATCGACCAGATCTTCAAGCAGCTGGAGGACCTGTTGCCGGAATCCTGA